The genomic segment TGCACTGGATCGAAGATCCCAGCAATGGCGACGATCATGCTGACCGCAATTTCCTGCGCCTGCAGGTGCTGCCGCTGCTGCGCCAGCGCTGGCCACATGCGGCCGCGGCGCTGGCCGGCAGCGCCGCGCATTGCGGGCAGACCCGTGAACTGCTTGATGAAGAAGACGCCGAGCTGATCGCGCATCTGGAGGTGGCACCGCGCGTGCTGTCGCTGCAGCTGCTGCGGCAGATTTCGCCGGGCCGCGCCGCACGCGTGCTGCGTGGCTGGGTGCTGGGCCATGATGCGGCACCGTTGCCGGCCACGGTCCTGCAGCAGGCACTGGCCGAACTGCTTCCCGCCGACAACGACCGCCAGGCGCGCGTGGGGTGGCACGATCATGTGATCCAGCAATGGCGGGACCATGCGTACCTGCTCCCCGCGGCGCTTCCCGTGCTGCCACGCGACTGGCAGGCCGAATGGGATGGACGCGCGCCCTTGCCGCTGCCCGATGGCGGCCAGCTGCGCCTGCAGGGCGCCGCGGCCTTCGAACACGCGCTGCAGGTCCGCGCACGCGTGGGTGGTGAGCGCATCCAGCTGCCAGGACGCCAGCATTCGCATGCCCTGAAGGACTGCCTGCAACGGGAACACCTCGCGCCCTGGCGACGCGCGCAGCTACCGCTGATCTTCGATGGCCCGCAGTTGCTTGCTGCCGCCGACGTGGTCATCGCAGCACCTTTGCAGGCCTGGTTGCAGGCCCATGGGGCGCAACTGCAGTGGCGCCCGGGCGGCTGGTGAATTGACCCCCGCGCGCGGCCCGTCCACACTTGTCGCATGGCCAAGAAGTCCCCCGAAAACGCCTCCCCGGTCGCCCAGTTCGAGCAGTCGCTCGAGTCGCTGGAGCAGCTGGTGGAGCAGATGGAAACCGGCGAGCTGAGCCTGGAAGCTTCGCTCAGTGCATACGAACGCGGCGTCGGCCTGTACCGCCAGTGCCAGCAGGCGCTGGAGCAGGCCGAACTGCGCGTGCGCCTGCTCAGCGATCCAGCCCAGCCGGAAGCGGCCGAACCGTTCGACCCGCCCAGCCATGACGGCTGAGGCCCTGTTCGCGCGCTGGCGCGACCGTATTGAAAGCCAGCTCGACGCCGCACTGCCCTCGCCCGCCGAGGCACCGCAGGGCCTGCACCAGGCCATGCGCTATTCGGTGCTGGGCGGCGGCAAGCGCATGCGCCCGTTGCTGGTGTATGCCAGCGGCCACCTGTTCGGTGCGCAGCCGGAAGCGCTGGACGCGGCCGCGATGGCGGTCGAACTGATCCACGCCTATTCACTGGTGCATGACGATCTGCCGGCAATGGACGATGACGCCCTGCGCCGCGGCAAGCCGACCACGCATATCGCCTTCGACGAAGCCACGGCGATCCTCGCTGGCGATGCCCTTCAGGCCCGCGCCTTCGGCCTGCTGGCCGATGCGCCGCTGCCAGCCACGTTGCGCGTGGCCTGCCTGCAGACCCTGGCCCACGCCTCCGGCGCCGCCGGCATGTGCGGCGGCCAGGCCCTGGACATCGATGCCACCGGCCAGCAGCAGACACTGGCGGCACTCACCCGCATGCATGCCCTGAAGACCGGCGCGTTGATCCGCGCGGCGGTGCGCATGGGCGCGCTGTGTGGCCAGGCCCACGAACCACAGCTGGCGCAGCTCGACAGCTTTGCCGACGCGCTGGGCCTGGCGTTCCAGGTACGCGATGACATCCTCGATGTCGAAGCCAGTTCCGAACAGCTGGGCAAGACCGCCGGCAAGGACCAGGCGCAGGACAAGAGCACGTTCCCCGCCCTGCTCGGCATGGACGGTGCGAAGGCACAGCTGCACGAGCTGGCCGCACGCATGCAATCCCTCCTGGCCGGCTACGGCGAAGAGGCCGATGCGCTGCGTGCGCTGGCGACGCTGGCAGTGCAACGGGATCACTGATCGAGGCCACCGGTCATGGCCTGGCGCTACCCCGCGCCGCAAACAAAAACGCCCGGCATGGCCGGGCGTTTCCATATCCACGTGCAGCCGTATTTACTTGATCAGGCGCAGCGCGAACGGATAGCGGTAGGCTTCGCCGTTGTTGGCCTTGACCGCGGCGATGATGCAGAACACCAGGTTCAGGATGCCGACGATCGGGGCCAGGATGCCGCCGATGATCACCAGGGTCAGCACGATGCAGATCAGCATTGCGATGGTGATGGTGATCTGGAAGTTCAGTGCTTCCTTGGCCTGGTCGGTCACGAAGGCCTTGCTGGCGTCATCCTTGTTGATCAGCCAGATGATCAGCGGGCCGATGAACCAGGTGAAGATGCCCAGCAGGTGCGCGGCCAGGGCCATGGTGCGCTGGTCGGCCGGCGCGTCAGTGGTGGCCGGCGGCGGCGGGACGTTATCGAATTCACTCACGACAAAACTCCTTTTCATTGGGTGGTCTTGACCCACCAGCACCAAGCTGGTCGCGTCAGGCGCGCATAGCTTACGCCATCAATGCCATCAATCATTACCGGCGATGGTCATCCGTCCCAGCAGGATCGAACCGGTCCGGATGTGTGAGCGCGGGTCGACGTCGCTGCCGACCGCCTCGATGCTGCTGAACATCTCGCGCAGGTTGCCGGCGATGGTGATGCCGTCCACCGGGTACTGGATCTCGCCGTTCTCGACACGGAAACCGCCGGCGCCGCGTGAGTAGTCACCGGTCACCCCGTTCACGCCCTGCCCCATCAGCTCGGTCACCAGCAGCCCGTCGCCCATCTGGCGCGCGATCTCCTGCAGCGAGCCGGCGTTGGCGGCCAGCTGCAGGTTGTGCACGCCACCGGCATTGGCGGTGGTCTGCAGGCCCAGCTTGCGCGCCGAATAGCTGCCCAGCACGTAGCGCTGCAGCACCCCGTCGCTGACCAGGGCCGACGCACGGGTCGCCACGCCGTCACCGTCGAAGGCGGCCGAGCGCAGCCCTCGGCGCAGGTGCGGCAGTTCCTCGATCTGCATCCACTCCGGGAACAGCCGCTGGCCGACACTGTCCAGCAGGAAGCTGGCCTGCCGGTACAGGGCGCCGCCGGATACCGCCGACAGCAGGTGGCCGACCAGGCTGCGGGCCACTTCCGGGGCGAACAGCACCGGCATGCTGCCGGTCGGCAGCGAACGCGGCTGCAGGCGGGCCACGGTACGCTCGGCGGCGCGGCGGCCCACGCTGTCGGCCGCCTCCAGGTCCTCGCGGGCCAGGCCGCCGGTGTACCAGCCATCACGCTGCATGCCATCGCCAGTGCCAGCGATCAGGGCGCAGCCAACCGAATGGTGGGTTCCGCGCTCGCGGCCGATGAAGCCATGCGAATTGGCATAGACCGATACGCTCTGCATGCTCGACACCGAGGCACCGTCGGAATTGCTGATGCGTGCGTCGGCCCCGCGACCGGCCAGCTCGCAGGCCAGGGCCAGGTCCACCGCCTCGTCAGCCTGCAGCGCCCAGGGGTGCCAGCTGTCCAGCTCGGGGAAGTCGCGGGCCATCAGCGCCGCCTCGGCCAGCCCGGCAGCCGGGTCGTCCTCGGTGTGCCGGGCGATCGCGCAGGCCTGCTCGACCGTGGCCGCCAGGCTGGCCTCGTTCAGGTCGCCGGTGCTGGCACTGCCCTTGCGCTTGCCGAAATAGACCGTCACCGCGATGCCGCGGTCGCGGGTGGACTGCACGGTCTCGACCTCGCCAAGGCGGACATTGACCTCCAGGCCCCGGTCCTCGCTGCAGCTGACCTCGGCCTGGCTGGCGCCCAGCGCGCGGGCGCGGTCAAGCAGCTGCTGGGAAAGGTCGGCCAGCCGTTCCAGCCGGGCCGGGCTGTCGTCGCCGACGGCCACTTCAGGGGCGATCACGTTCAATGCTTTATCCTGTACAGGTTGGGCCCGGCATCACGCCGGGCGACTTTTTTTGAGATCAGGTAGGGACGATGCGCGGACGCGACGAAGAAACCGGTGAATTCCACGACAAGAGCCGCAGCCAGAACCGGCGCGACGCGCTCGATGTCCTGGCCCTGGGCGAGAAGCTGGTGTCGTTGACCCCGGCCCAGCTGGCGCGCCTGCCGATTCCGGAAGACCTGCTGCCGCATATCGCCGAGTGCAAGCGCATCACTGCCCATATCGCCCACAAGCGCCAGCTGGCGTTCCTGGCCAAGCACATGCGTCGCGAAGAGGACGCCACGCTGGATGCGATCCGCGATGCGCTGGACGCGAACAGCGAAACCGGCCGCCGCGAAGTGGCGATGATGCATCGCGCGGAAGACTGGCGCGACCGCCTGCTGGCAGAAGGCGACGCAGCGCTGGCCGCACTGCTCAACGATTACCCGCAGGCCGACCGCCAGCAGCTGCGCACGCTGGTGCGCAATGCGCAGGCCGAGAAAGCGAAGAACAAGCCGCCGCGCGCCTATCGCGAGATCTTCCAGGTGCTGCGCGGCCTGATGCTGCCGGCCGCGCTGGGCCTCAAGGCCGCGGCCGATGAGGCCGACGACGTCGAGACCGGCGAAGCCGAGGAGGACTGAGTCCTCCCCGGCGTGGGCGGTGGCACTGGCCATCGCCCGGCTCAGGCCTGGGTACCGCCGACGGTGATGCCCTCGATCAACAGCGAAGGCTGGCCGACTCCCACCGGCACACTCTGCCCGTCCTTGCCACAGATGCCCACGCCTTCGTCGAGGGCCAGGTCGTTGCCGACCATGCGCACCTTCTGCATGGTTTCCGGGCCATTGCCGATCAGGGTCGCGCCCTTCACCGGCGTGGTGATCCGGCCATCCTCGATCAGGTAGGCCTCGGTGGCCGAGAACACATACTTGCCGCTGGTGATGTCGACCTGGCCGCCGCCGAAGTTGACCGCATACAGGCCCTTCTTCACCGAGCGGATCATCTCCTGCGGGTCATGCTGGCCGGCACGCATGTAGGTGTTGGTCATGCGCGGCATGGTCAGGTGCGCGAACGATTCGCGGCGCCCGTTGCCGGTCGGTGCCACGCCCATCAGGCGGGCATTGAGGCTGTCCTGCATGTAGCCGACCAGGATGCCGTCCTCGATCAGCGTGGTGCACTGGCTCGGGTGGCCTTCGTCGTCGATGTTCAACGACCCGCGGCGGCCATCCAGCGTGCCGTCGTCGACGATGGTCACGCCCGGCGCCGCAACGCGTTCACCGATGCGGCCGGCATAGACGCTGGTGCCCTTGCGGTTGAAGTCGCCCTCCAGGCCGTGACCGACCGCCTCATGCAGCAGCACGCCCGGCCAGCCCGGGCCGAGCACCACCGGCATCACGCCGGCCGGCGCCGGTACCGCTTCGAGG from the Stenotrophomonas maltophilia genome contains:
- the yjgA gene encoding ribosome biogenesis factor YjgA → MRGRDEETGEFHDKSRSQNRRDALDVLALGEKLVSLTPAQLARLPIPEDLLPHIAECKRITAHIAHKRQLAFLAKHMRREEDATLDAIRDALDANSETGRREVAMMHRAEDWRDRLLAEGDAALAALLNDYPQADRQQLRTLVRNAQAEKAKNKPPRAYREIFQVLRGLMLPAALGLKAAADEADDVETGEAEED
- the tldD gene encoding metalloprotease TldD, whose amino-acid sequence is MTDIALTLAQDRLLRPGGLDTAGLERTFGQLLGPGVDFGDLYFQHARRESWSVEDGIVKDGAHSIEQGVGVRAISGEKTGFAYSDDIHADALRVAAQSARAISREGGAQSGRSLLRGSARALYPALDPIDGIGNEAKVEVLKRLDGYLRAADPRVKQVMVSLSGGVDTVLIARSDGVLGADVRPLVRLNVQVIVEHNGRRESGYAGGGGRYGYAELFADGRPEAFAREALRQALVNLEAVPAPAGVMPVVLGPGWPGVLLHEAVGHGLEGDFNRKGTSVYAGRIGERVAAPGVTIVDDGTLDGRRGSLNIDDEGHPSQCTTLIEDGILVGYMQDSLNARLMGVAPTGNGRRESFAHLTMPRMTNTYMRAGQHDPQEMIRSVKKGLYAVNFGGGQVDITSGKYVFSATEAYLIEDGRITTPVKGATLIGNGPETMQKVRMVGNDLALDEGVGICGKDGQSVPVGVGQPSLLIEGITVGGTQA
- a CDS encoding DUF4870 domain-containing protein; its protein translation is MSEFDNVPPPPATTDAPADQRTMALAAHLLGIFTWFIGPLIIWLINKDDASKAFVTDQAKEALNFQITITIAMLICIVLTLVIIGGILAPIVGILNLVFCIIAAVKANNGEAYRYPFALRLIK
- a CDS encoding exodeoxyribonuclease VII small subunit, which codes for MAKKSPENASPVAQFEQSLESLEQLVEQMETGELSLEASLSAYERGVGLYRQCQQALEQAELRVRLLSDPAQPEAAEPFDPPSHDG
- the tilS gene encoding tRNA lysidine(34) synthetase TilS, with product MTAFPTLVPLDAPLLVGYSGGVDSTVLLHWLCRCAQASGTPLRAVHVHHGLQSAADDWVRHCQQQCTALGIDLAVHHVRIDNTAGLGLEGAARQARRAAFAAELRDGETLALAQHQDDQAETFLLRALRGSGVDGLAAMSVHSRFGGHALWRPLLQVPRDALLDYAHQHALHWIEDPSNGDDHADRNFLRLQVLPLLRQRWPHAAAALAGSAAHCGQTRELLDEEDAELIAHLEVAPRVLSLQLLRQISPGRAARVLRGWVLGHDAAPLPATVLQQALAELLPADNDRQARVGWHDHVIQQWRDHAYLLPAALPVLPRDWQAEWDGRAPLPLPDGGQLRLQGAAAFEHALQVRARVGGERIQLPGRQHSHALKDCLQREHLAPWRRAQLPLIFDGPQLLAAADVVIAAPLQAWLQAHGAQLQWRPGGW
- the pmbA gene encoding metalloprotease PmbA, encoding MNVIAPEVAVGDDSPARLERLADLSQQLLDRARALGASQAEVSCSEDRGLEVNVRLGEVETVQSTRDRGIAVTVYFGKRKGSASTGDLNEASLAATVEQACAIARHTEDDPAAGLAEAALMARDFPELDSWHPWALQADEAVDLALACELAGRGADARISNSDGASVSSMQSVSVYANSHGFIGRERGTHHSVGCALIAGTGDGMQRDGWYTGGLAREDLEAADSVGRRAAERTVARLQPRSLPTGSMPVLFAPEVARSLVGHLLSAVSGGALYRQASFLLDSVGQRLFPEWMQIEELPHLRRGLRSAAFDGDGVATRASALVSDGVLQRYVLGSYSARKLGLQTTANAGGVHNLQLAANAGSLQEIARQMGDGLLVTELMGQGVNGVTGDYSRGAGGFRVENGEIQYPVDGITIAGNLREMFSSIEAVGSDVDPRSHIRTGSILLGRMTIAGND
- a CDS encoding polyprenyl synthetase family protein, which gives rise to MTAEALFARWRDRIESQLDAALPSPAEAPQGLHQAMRYSVLGGGKRMRPLLVYASGHLFGAQPEALDAAAMAVELIHAYSLVHDDLPAMDDDALRRGKPTTHIAFDEATAILAGDALQARAFGLLADAPLPATLRVACLQTLAHASGAAGMCGGQALDIDATGQQQTLAALTRMHALKTGALIRAAVRMGALCGQAHEPQLAQLDSFADALGLAFQVRDDILDVEASSEQLGKTAGKDQAQDKSTFPALLGMDGAKAQLHELAARMQSLLAGYGEEADALRALATLAVQRDH